A genomic window from Chitinophagaceae bacterium includes:
- the mce gene encoding methylmalonyl-CoA epimerase, with product MEKIEHIGIAVKDLATANETYRKLLGVAQYKTEVVGSEHVTTSFFLVGTNKIELLESSDPNGVIAKFIERKGEGIHHIAYAVSNIREEMSRLKSEGFVLLNEEPKRGADNKWVCFVHPKNSHGVLVELCEEIREN from the coding sequence ATGGAAAAAATAGAGCATATCGGCATCGCAGTGAAAGACCTTGCAACTGCCAATGAAACCTACCGGAAATTGCTTGGTGTGGCGCAGTACAAAACGGAAGTGGTGGGTAGCGAGCATGTTACCACCTCTTTTTTCCTGGTAGGTACGAACAAAATTGAATTGCTTGAATCCAGTGATCCGAACGGAGTGATTGCAAAATTTATTGAAAGGAAAGGTGAAGGCATTCACCACATCGCTTATGCGGTGAGCAATATTCGCGAAGAAATGAGCCGGCTTAAATCTGAAGGTTTTGTTTTGCTGAATGAAGAACCCAAACGTGGTGCCGATAACAAATGGGTCTGCTTCGTGCATCCTAAAAATTCGCATGGTGTATTGGTAGAATTGTGTGAGGAAATCAGGGAGAATTAG
- a CDS encoding IscS subfamily cysteine desulfurase, whose product MLKLPIYLDNSATTPVDPRVLDIMIPYFTEKFGNAASRSHPFGWTGEEAVDYAREQVAKLINADPKEIIFTSGATESNNLALKGVFEMYATKGNHIITVTTEHKAILDTCKHIEKLGGQVTYLQVNDQGEIDLNALEAAITDKTILISIMYANNEIGVIHPVREIAAIAKKHGVLFHSDATQAVGKVPIDVQEDGIHLMSFTAHKMYGPKGIGALYVRRKNPRVKVTAQMDGGGHERAMRSGTMNVPGIVGFGAACEICMKEMEGESVRLSKLRDKLENALLKLEEAYVNGNPAHRLPHIANISFKYVEGEGLMMAFNKDIAVSSGSACTSASLEPSYVLKALGLGDDLAHSSIRFSLGRFTTEEQVDYTIQRLTDAVNKLRELSPLWEMFKEGIDVNKIEWAAH is encoded by the coding sequence ATGTTAAAACTACCGATTTACCTCGATAACAGTGCAACTACTCCGGTTGATCCGCGTGTGCTGGACATCATGATTCCTTATTTCACTGAGAAATTCGGGAACGCTGCAAGCCGCAGTCATCCATTTGGCTGGACTGGTGAAGAAGCCGTAGATTATGCGCGCGAGCAGGTAGCCAAGCTGATAAACGCGGATCCTAAAGAAATCATTTTTACTTCAGGAGCTACAGAGTCAAACAACCTTGCTTTAAAGGGTGTTTTTGAAATGTATGCTACTAAAGGAAACCATATCATTACTGTTACCACTGAGCATAAAGCCATCCTTGATACGTGCAAGCATATTGAAAAGCTGGGTGGTCAGGTAACCTATTTGCAGGTGAATGATCAGGGAGAGATTGATTTGAATGCATTGGAAGCAGCTATTACCGATAAAACTATTCTGATTTCAATTATGTATGCCAACAATGAGATTGGCGTCATTCATCCTGTCCGGGAAATTGCTGCTATCGCGAAAAAACATGGCGTGCTGTTTCATTCCGATGCCACGCAGGCTGTTGGGAAAGTACCAATAGATGTGCAGGAAGACGGCATTCACCTGATGTCATTTACTGCACATAAAATGTACGGACCGAAAGGCATTGGAGCTTTGTATGTTCGTCGCAAGAATCCCCGTGTGAAAGTAACCGCTCAGATGGATGGTGGCGGACATGAACGCGCTATGCGTTCTGGCACGATGAATGTGCCTGGTATTGTGGGTTTTGGTGCGGCGTGTGAAATCTGCATGAAAGAAATGGAAGGTGAATCAGTAAGGCTTTCTAAGTTGCGTGATAAGCTGGAAAATGCGTTGTTGAAATTAGAAGAAGCCTATGTAAACGGAAATCCCGCACACAGACTTCCTCACATCGCCAACATTTCTTTTAAGTATGTGGAAGGTGAAGGATTGATGATGGCGTTTAATAAAGACATTGCTGTTTCATCCGGCAGTGCCTGCACTTCAGCATCACTTGAACCATCTTATGTTTTGAAAGCGCTTGGATTAGGTGATGATCTTGCTCATTCATCGATTCGATTTTCGCTGGGAAGATTTACTACGGAAGAGCAGGTTGACTACACTATTCAACGTTTGACAGATGCAGTAAATAAATTGCGTGAATTAAGTCCGCTGTGGGAAATGTTTAAGGAAGGAATTGATGTAAACAAAATTGAGTGGGCAGCGCATTAA
- the iscU gene encoding Fe-S cluster assembly scaffold IscU yields the protein MAYSEKVLEHYEHPKNVGTLDKNKNTVGTGLVGAPECGDVMRLQIEVDPETQTIIDAKFKTFGCGSAIASSSLATEWLKGRSLDDAATLDNMDIVEELALPPVKIHCSVLAEDAVKAAINDYRVKNGMEPIKLKESVVH from the coding sequence ATGGCATACTCAGAAAAAGTGCTGGAACATTACGAGCATCCTAAAAATGTAGGAACACTCGATAAGAACAAGAACACAGTAGGAACCGGATTGGTAGGTGCACCTGAATGCGGTGATGTGATGCGTTTGCAGATTGAAGTAGATCCTGAAACACAAACCATTATTGACGCAAAATTCAAAACCTTCGGTTGTGGTTCTGCCATTGCCTCTTCTTCTTTAGCAACAGAATGGCTGAAAGGAAGATCACTGGACGATGCAGCCACACTCGATAATATGGACATTGTAGAAGAGCTTGCATTGCCTCCTGTTAAAATCCATTGTTCGGTATTAGCTGAAGATGCAGTGAAAGCGGCGATCAACGATTACCGTGTGAAGAACGGAATGGAACCGATTAAGCTGAAAGAAAGTGTGGTGCATTAG
- the serS gene encoding serine--tRNA ligase — protein sequence MLTLQYLRSNTETAVTRLAKKHFDAKESIEKIISIDADRRQTQAQLDQLLSQSNALSKEIGQLFAQGKKEAAEEKRSQSIQYRDEAKKLEEKLKAHEEELQQLLVRLPNLPNDLVPEGRTPEDNVVVREGGAMPLLPENAKPHWELTSKYDIIDFETGNKVTGAGFPFYKGKGAKLQRALISFFLDNAIAAGYIEYQPPLLVNAETGFATGQLPDKDGQMYFASEDGFYLIPTAEVPVTNIYRDMMVKEEQLPIKMTAYSQCFRREAGSYGKDVRGLNRLHQFDKVEIVRINHPETSYAALDEMVSHVEGLIKKLELPYRILRLCGGDMSFASALTYDFEVYCAAQKKWLEVSSVSNFETFQSNRMKLRVKDKEGKIQLAHTLNGSALALPRIVASLLENNQTADGIKMPAALIPYTGWEKLD from the coding sequence ATGCTTACCCTTCAATATCTCAGAAGCAATACAGAAACCGCTGTCACACGTCTTGCCAAAAAGCATTTCGATGCAAAAGAAAGCATTGAAAAAATTATATCTATAGATGCTGATCGCAGGCAAACCCAGGCACAGTTAGATCAATTGCTTTCACAATCCAATGCATTGTCAAAAGAAATAGGGCAATTATTTGCGCAAGGGAAAAAAGAAGCGGCAGAAGAAAAGCGAAGTCAGTCTATTCAATATCGTGATGAAGCAAAGAAGCTGGAAGAAAAGCTGAAAGCACATGAAGAGGAGCTTCAGCAATTGCTTGTTCGTCTTCCCAATTTACCCAATGATTTGGTGCCGGAAGGAAGAACGCCTGAAGACAATGTGGTAGTTCGTGAAGGTGGTGCAATGCCCTTGTTGCCTGAAAATGCAAAACCACACTGGGAACTCACCTCAAAATACGACATCATCGATTTTGAAACCGGCAACAAAGTAACAGGAGCGGGCTTTCCTTTTTATAAAGGTAAAGGCGCAAAATTGCAACGTGCCTTGATTTCATTTTTCCTGGATAATGCGATCGCCGCAGGCTATATAGAATATCAACCTCCGTTATTAGTAAATGCAGAAACCGGATTTGCTACCGGACAATTGCCTGATAAAGACGGGCAAATGTACTTTGCGAGTGAAGACGGATTTTACCTGATTCCCACAGCGGAAGTGCCTGTTACTAATATCTATCGTGACATGATGGTGAAAGAAGAACAGTTGCCCATTAAGATGACTGCTTATTCACAATGTTTCCGTCGCGAAGCAGGTTCCTACGGTAAAGATGTACGCGGTCTGAACCGGTTGCATCAGTTTGATAAGGTGGAAATCGTCCGTATCAATCATCCGGAAACTTCTTATGCTGCTTTAGATGAGATGGTGAGCCACGTGGAGGGTCTGATAAAAAAATTAGAGTTGCCTTACCGCATTTTAAGATTGTGTGGAGGCGACATGAGTTTTGCTTCTGCCCTTACTTATGATTTTGAAGTTTATTGCGCCGCGCAAAAAAAATGGCTCGAAGTGAGCAGCGTTTCTAATTTCGAAACTTTTCAATCCAACCGTATGAAGTTGCGGGTTAAGGATAAAGAAGGTAAAATTCAATTGGCGCACACACTTAATGGCAGTGCACTTGCTTTACCACGCATTGTAGCTTCCTTATTGGAAAACAATCAAACGGCAGATGGAATAAAGATGCCGGCGGCCTTGATTCCTTATACAGGTTGGGAAAAACTTGATTAG
- a CDS encoding T9SS type A sorting domain-containing protein — MKKTLLSIATLFMFVLFAQTVSAQRYFDEIFTSTTFTGPVVYGQNYGVLTGVPALQPLVMDVYQPQGDTAQLRPLVIYLHTGSFLPLLINGTATGDRHDSATVEMCKQFARRGYVSASMDYRLGWNPVGATQDIRTGTLLMAVYRSIQDAKTCVRYFKMDAKVQGNTFKIDTNRIMLVGQGSGGYVTLAYATLDKTAEIQLLKFIAAETDLTYGFVAGQPYVNQALWGDFDGLGGLAGFNQDNWPQYGNDVNMVVNMGGAIGDSSWLEDGDMPIVCFHVTNDPFAPYGNGNVIVPTTGQFVVYVSGSREVVRLSNQFGNNDVFNIPYNDPYTTRANQVNEGFEGLFPFILPDPSIVIPGDPFHGQAGPWEWWDSVALQTVAPAYGVPAANVAVIYQNAFLTNPDGSKAKGLAYIDSIQGYLAPRVVQSMQLPGFISSVQTPDIFASDVKMFPNPAVTSFTLRLEDPKQKIKYVQLFDMTGRLVSEIKGISTTEVNVSREGLSNGLYLVKIGLDKKEIQGKLLFE, encoded by the coding sequence ATGAAAAAAACACTACTATCTATTGCAACACTTTTCATGTTTGTGCTGTTTGCGCAAACAGTCTCTGCGCAACGTTACTTTGATGAAATATTTACCTCCACCACTTTCACCGGTCCTGTAGTTTACGGACAAAACTACGGTGTATTAACAGGTGTGCCTGCCTTGCAGCCATTGGTGATGGATGTGTATCAACCGCAAGGTGACACTGCGCAATTACGTCCTTTGGTGATATACCTTCATACAGGAAGTTTTCTGCCATTGCTGATCAATGGAACTGCTACAGGTGACCGTCACGATAGTGCTACCGTAGAAATGTGCAAGCAATTTGCCCGCCGTGGTTATGTATCTGCTTCCATGGATTACCGGCTTGGATGGAATCCGGTGGGTGCTACTCAGGATATTCGCACCGGCACCTTGCTGATGGCAGTGTATCGTTCGATTCAGGATGCTAAAACGTGCGTACGTTATTTTAAAATGGATGCAAAAGTGCAGGGTAATACTTTTAAGATTGATACGAACAGAATAATGCTGGTTGGTCAGGGTTCCGGTGGTTACGTTACCTTGGCATATGCTACGCTTGATAAAACTGCTGAAATTCAATTGCTGAAATTTATTGCTGCTGAAACAGATCTTACCTATGGATTTGTAGCAGGTCAGCCTTATGTAAATCAGGCATTATGGGGTGATTTTGATGGATTAGGCGGATTGGCCGGATTCAATCAGGATAACTGGCCACAATATGGAAATGATGTGAATATGGTAGTGAACATGGGCGGAGCTATTGGTGATTCCAGTTGGCTGGAAGATGGTGATATGCCCATCGTTTGTTTTCATGTTACCAACGATCCGTTTGCTCCTTATGGAAATGGAAACGTAATAGTGCCGACAACAGGTCAGTTTGTAGTGTATGTAAGTGGTAGCCGCGAAGTGGTTCGTCTTTCCAATCAATTTGGAAATAATGATGTGTTCAATATTCCTTACAACGATCCTTATACTACCCGTGCCAACCAGGTAAATGAAGGCTTTGAAGGTTTGTTTCCATTTATTTTACCTGATCCATCGATTGTAATTCCAGGTGACCCTTTTCATGGGCAGGCTGGCCCGTGGGAATGGTGGGATTCCGTGGCCTTGCAAACTGTTGCACCTGCTTATGGAGTTCCCGCTGCCAACGTAGCAGTGATTTATCAAAATGCATTTCTCACCAATCCGGATGGGTCTAAAGCCAAAGGATTGGCTTATATTGATTCTATACAGGGATATCTTGCACCAAGAGTTGTTCAGTCAATGCAGCTTCCTGGCTTTATCAGCAGCGTTCAAACGCCTGATATTTTTGCCTCAGATGTTAAGATGTTTCCTAACCCTGCTGTTACTTCCTTTACGTTGCGCTTAGAGGATCCGAAGCAAAAAATAAAGTACGTTCAATTGTTTGACATGACAGGCAGACTTGTGAGCGAAATAAAAGGAATCAGCACTACTGAAGTAAATGTAAGCCGTGAAGGATTATCCAATGGTTTGTATCTCGTTAAAATCGGTTTGGACAAGAAAGAAATTCAGGGCAAATTACTTTTTGAATAA
- a CDS encoding GNAT family N-acetyltransferase, with the protein MKFILETPRLLLRELSQDDYQNFFDLNNDPEVVKYVGDGAFASVNAAKNFLLNYDQYKKYGVGRWAVILKASNEFTGWCGLKFQQDLSETGEVDLGYRFSRKFWGQGIGSEAAKACVDYGFHQLHYKRIIGRVMAGNIASVKVLEHCGMHFVREMKFDEHPGLWFEIENPDWKEPSYSPINCNFYDELEALATSKKNIEILYRNEIGVRIISTGIIKTFFIENKAEFMQLENNLVIRLDKLISVNGKILPSIANN; encoded by the coding sequence ATGAAATTCATCCTCGAAACACCACGCCTCTTACTTCGTGAACTTTCACAAGATGACTATCAAAATTTCTTCGACCTCAACAATGATCCGGAAGTGGTAAAGTATGTGGGTGATGGTGCATTTGCCAGCGTAAATGCCGCAAAAAACTTTCTACTCAATTATGATCAGTACAAAAAATATGGAGTTGGCCGCTGGGCCGTGATTTTAAAAGCAAGCAATGAATTTACAGGTTGGTGCGGATTAAAATTTCAGCAAGACTTGAGTGAAACCGGTGAAGTGGATCTGGGGTATCGTTTTTCAAGAAAATTCTGGGGACAGGGCATTGGAAGCGAAGCAGCAAAAGCTTGTGTAGATTACGGTTTTCATCAATTGCATTATAAACGCATCATCGGCAGGGTGATGGCTGGTAATATTGCTTCAGTTAAAGTGCTGGAGCATTGCGGGATGCATTTCGTGAGGGAAATGAAATTTGATGAGCATCCCGGATTATGGTTTGAAATAGAAAATCCTGATTGGAAAGAACCAAGCTATTCGCCTATCAATTGTAATTTTTATGATGAACTGGAAGCACTGGCCACATCAAAAAAGAATATTGAAATACTGTATAGGAATGAGATTGGAGTCCGGATAATTTCAACAGGAATAATCAAAACGTTCTTCATTGAAAACAAAGCAGAATTTATGCAACTGGAAAATAACCTGGTGATCCGATTGGATAAACTGATCAGCGTTAATGGCAAAATACTGCCGTCCATAGCAAATAATTAA
- a CDS encoding fasciclin domain-containing protein, protein MKNKIAVFALALMSVVFTSTLSFAQPMMPMVGGEAMYPSKDIVDNAVNSKDHTTLVAAVKAAGLVETLKGKGPFTVFAPTNDAFENLPAGTVETLLKAENKSTLTKVLTYHVVAGKITYNDLREMIRKGGGKATLKTVSGGTLTAMMNGDVSITLTDDGGNTANISTYDVMQSNGVIHVIDRVLLPKY, encoded by the coding sequence ATGAAAAACAAAATTGCAGTATTCGCTTTAGCGCTCATGAGCGTTGTATTTACTTCTACACTTTCATTCGCACAGCCCATGATGCCAATGGTTGGAGGAGAAGCCATGTATCCCAGTAAAGACATCGTTGACAATGCAGTAAATTCAAAAGATCACACAACACTTGTAGCAGCAGTTAAAGCAGCAGGTTTGGTAGAAACATTGAAAGGCAAAGGTCCTTTTACCGTTTTTGCTCCCACAAATGATGCATTTGAAAATTTGCCAGCAGGAACCGTTGAAACATTGTTAAAAGCAGAAAACAAATCTACACTCACGAAGGTGTTGACTTATCATGTGGTTGCCGGGAAAATAACCTACAATGATCTCAGGGAAATGATCAGGAAAGGCGGAGGAAAAGCCACATTAAAAACTGTGAGCGGCGGAACGCTTACTGCCATGATGAACGGCGATGTAAGCATTACACTCACTGATGATGGCGGAAATACAGCGAACATCAGCACTTATGATGTAATGCAGTCAAATGGTGTGATTCACGTAATTGACCGTGTGCTGCTTCCTAAATACTGA